One Bacillus sp. FJAT-52991 genomic region harbors:
- a CDS encoding YHYH domain-containing protein: MKKKVAILMPILTFSIATSSLAHPGNTDGNGGHYCRTNCAKWGLADGEYHYHNGGGGSSNDSSSNGGGSSSSPSNEPSPAEIAAQKEATDRANGEKEGYDSGYADGYAAASKSAQGSGTDSYNEGYKTEYEKGYTEGEEKLKAEKITAQKEGSALGQKTDTLSVPDKYIENAALKDAFTAAFNKAVKDRDEVAIAKYTDMGYEDGLQDMRQTLDNMKESYHQAYEDGFKKGLAEFKNKYVQQGYNAAFTTLKYQAPNIDDEKYIAWYKEGFESNKEVLKIQEAAFELGNSGEEYALPEKYEHAEVVFKHYYDKGLEQHEKESAQAAAGLGFIGLAWFARRFYVAKKSIG; encoded by the coding sequence ATGAAAAAGAAAGTTGCTATATTAATGCCTATTTTGACTTTTAGTATTGCTACATCATCTTTAGCGCATCCTGGAAATACTGACGGTAATGGAGGGCATTACTGCCGCACAAATTGTGCGAAGTGGGGCCTTGCAGACGGGGAATACCACTATCACAACGGAGGCGGTGGAAGCAGTAATGATAGTTCAAGTAATGGTGGAGGTTCCTCCTCTTCCCCATCTAATGAGCCATCCCCAGCTGAAATTGCAGCACAAAAAGAAGCTACAGACCGTGCTAATGGAGAAAAAGAAGGTTATGATTCTGGTTATGCAGATGGATATGCAGCCGCTTCCAAGAGCGCTCAAGGATCTGGAACTGACTCATACAATGAAGGTTATAAAACCGAATATGAGAAAGGCTATACAGAAGGTGAGGAAAAGCTCAAAGCTGAGAAAATAACTGCACAAAAAGAAGGATCTGCACTTGGTCAGAAAACAGATACACTTTCTGTTCCAGATAAATACATAGAGAACGCTGCTTTAAAAGATGCGTTCACCGCTGCCTTTAATAAAGCCGTGAAAGACCGCGATGAAGTAGCTATCGCAAAGTACACTGATATGGGCTACGAGGATGGACTACAAGACATGCGACAAACCTTGGATAATATGAAAGAAAGTTATCACCAAGCATATGAAGATGGTTTTAAAAAAGGTTTAGCAGAATTTAAAAATAAATATGTCCAGCAAGGATATAACGCAGCTTTTACCACTCTCAAATATCAAGCTCCAAACATTGATGATGAAAAATACATTGCGTGGTATAAAGAAGGATTCGAGTCGAATAAAGAGGTTCTAAAGATTCAAGAAGCTGCTTTTGAACTTGGGAACAGTGGAGAAGAATACGCACTTCCTGAAAAGTATGAGCACGCTGAAGTTGTTTTTAAGCACTATTATGATAAAGGGCTCGAACAACACGAAAAAGAAAGTGCTCAAGCTGCTGCTGGGCTAGGGTTCATTGGACTTGCTTGGTTTGCTCGACGCTTTTATGTAGCTAAAAAATCAATCGGCTAA
- a CDS encoding PH domain-containing protein, whose amino-acid sequence MGIYRSICYKVEDVFIKLLTKGQDPVAVKQKVTEFRTQKEALKLEKKKEAQAQSEERKKIQEAKRAEKERLAKEKAEQEHQATLALLSNFVAEEIHTYTDYEYRAVSKNPTFFKSVKDRVFEANEQGITFLECEYDKTKTKEYPGYLFVTNKRVWFVAKNMTMIDKFRYQTIYDVKWFKDGLMEKGLYIQYGKRRLEFDEIFDKDQMQRVANLILNLSSS is encoded by the coding sequence ATGGGGATTTATCGTTCAATTTGTTATAAAGTTGAAGATGTCTTTATCAAACTACTCACAAAGGGACAAGATCCTGTTGCTGTAAAACAAAAGGTAACGGAGTTTCGCACTCAAAAAGAAGCTCTTAAACTAGAGAAAAAGAAAGAAGCTCAAGCACAATCAGAAGAAAGGAAGAAAATCCAGGAAGCTAAAAGGGCAGAGAAAGAACGCTTGGCAAAAGAGAAAGCTGAGCAGGAACATCAAGCAACCCTCGCTCTCCTTTCAAACTTTGTAGCTGAAGAAATCCATACATATACTGATTATGAATATCGTGCCGTCAGCAAGAATCCAACATTTTTTAAATCGGTAAAAGATCGGGTTTTTGAGGCGAATGAGCAAGGAATTACATTTCTCGAATGTGAATATGACAAGACTAAAACAAAGGAATACCCCGGCTATTTATTTGTGACAAACAAACGTGTATGGTTTGTAGCAAAAAATATGACGATGATTGATAAGTTTAGATATCAGACAATATATGACGTAAAGTGGTTTAAAGATGGACTAATGGAAAAAGGACTTTACATTCAATACGGTAAACGTCGACTTGAGTTTGATGAAATATTTGATAAAGATCAAATGCAACGTGTTGCTAATCTAATTCTCAACCTTTCATCCTCATAA
- a CDS encoding thermonuclease family protein: MFNKKSKFFKPLAATILSVSLIGSSFTPFASSIANENIVAEAAAPKNAVTSKVTEVIDGDTIKVNFKGRTETVRMILVDTPETKDPKKCVQLYGPEASKFTKDSLLNKNVKLELGAQTRDKYGRILAYVYLNDKMFNKTLLEKGLARIAVYPPNTQYLDELKAAEATAKKKKVGIWSNKNATNGGCAPKPAPKPKPAPKPKPTPPKPKPQPKPKKFKNCTELRKVYPDGVPKGHPSYDPKMDRDKDGWACER; this comes from the coding sequence ATGTTTAACAAAAAGTCAAAGTTTTTCAAGCCGCTTGCGGCAACCATTTTATCAGTTTCATTGATTGGTAGCTCATTTACTCCATTCGCTAGTAGCATTGCAAATGAAAATATCGTAGCTGAAGCGGCAGCACCTAAAAATGCAGTGACATCAAAAGTAACTGAAGTAATCGATGGGGATACAATCAAAGTAAACTTCAAGGGCAGAACAGAAACAGTTAGAATGATTCTCGTCGATACGCCTGAAACAAAAGATCCAAAAAAATGCGTTCAACTGTATGGACCTGAAGCATCAAAATTTACTAAAGATAGCCTATTAAACAAAAACGTCAAATTAGAGCTAGGCGCTCAAACTCGTGACAAATATGGCCGTATTCTTGCCTATGTATATCTGAATGACAAAATGTTTAATAAAACATTGTTAGAAAAAGGACTAGCTCGCATTGCTGTTTACCCACCAAACACTCAATATTTGGATGAACTAAAGGCAGCTGAAGCTACTGCTAAAAAGAAAAAAGTCGGCATTTGGTCAAACAAAAACGCAACCAATGGTGGCTGTGCTCCAAAGCCAGCGCCAAAACCGAAACCAGCTCCAAAGCCAAAGCCAACTCCTCCAAAGCCGAAACCACAGCCAAAACCAAAGAAGTTTAAAAACTGCACAGAACTAAGAAAAGTTTATCCAGATGGAGTACCAAAAGGGCACCCTTCCTACGACCCAAAAATGGATAGAGACAAAGACGGCTGGGCTTGTGAAAGATAA
- a CDS encoding ImmA/IrrE family metallo-endopeptidase, with translation MAYSTLLEDYIFSLYQSIHINEPNQLDLKVIASRLGINIDYVNSSSKTLYAPQEALILIDRRLTVEKQWQDFGHELGHLLRHCGSQLTLPPPFIEMQEWQANNFMYHFCVPSFMLEKISFPWRKKEVIAVIAHTFNVDTEFALERLERWLRQRESLYFYRQMNEAQQNGL, from the coding sequence ATGGCCTATTCTACATTACTAGAAGACTATATTTTTTCTTTGTATCAATCTATTCACATTAATGAACCTAATCAGTTAGACCTAAAAGTTATAGCTAGTCGATTAGGAATAAACATCGACTATGTAAATAGTAGCAGCAAAACACTTTATGCTCCACAGGAAGCATTAATCCTTATCGATCGACGATTGACTGTTGAAAAACAATGGCAAGATTTTGGCCACGAGTTGGGCCATTTGTTACGGCACTGTGGTAGCCAACTAACTCTCCCTCCCCCTTTTATTGAAATGCAGGAGTGGCAAGCAAATAACTTTATGTATCACTTTTGTGTGCCAAGTTTTATGTTAGAAAAAATTTCATTTCCTTGGCGCAAAAAAGAAGTGATTGCTGTTATTGCTCATACATTCAACGTAGACACTGAATTTGCTTTAGAACGGTTAGAACGTTGGTTAAGGCAGCGCGAAAGTTTGTATTTTTATCGTCAAATGAACGAAGCTCAGCAAAACGGATTGTAG
- a CDS encoding site-specific integrase: MASIEQRGERSFRLKVELGYGADGKRIRRAKTVKIEDDSLLRKKKKLNDFLQAELYKFKAEVESGEYIAPEKTLFIDFAHEWEEKKGKKTLGIKTLEERLILLKNHINPYFKNQRIDHVNPMHIVTFYDFLSKDGARKDGKPGGLSPNTIYEIDKVLRSIFGTAKEWRVIKDNPMEGVKRPKLAKTEMAFLDQEQASQLIIWLNENLDPVWKMIFLTALIGGLRRGEVVPLELSDIVWERNALSINKSVVTIRGETLLKETKTGRTDELIMPTWYMNELKKYVHEWKKQKIMIGDKWEEKEKQYLFHSGTGKRYHPQTISQKWRKIRKQHGFNIRLHDLRHTMVTLLIEEGVNMRIIQERARHSSSRVTNDIYGHVSKRAAESAADKFDRFSPENLSKTSFGTQSGPN, translated from the coding sequence ATGGCGAGTATCGAACAACGTGGAGAACGTTCTTTTCGACTTAAAGTAGAATTAGGATATGGTGCAGATGGAAAAAGAATTCGTAGAGCAAAAACGGTAAAAATTGAAGATGACTCTCTCCTAAGAAAAAAGAAAAAGCTAAATGATTTTCTGCAAGCAGAATTATATAAATTTAAAGCTGAAGTTGAATCTGGTGAGTATATAGCACCTGAAAAGACCTTATTTATTGATTTTGCTCATGAATGGGAAGAAAAGAAAGGAAAGAAAACTTTAGGCATTAAAACATTAGAAGAAAGATTAATCCTTTTGAAGAACCATATAAATCCCTATTTCAAAAATCAGAGAATCGATCATGTTAACCCTATGCATATTGTTACTTTTTATGATTTTTTATCAAAGGATGGAGCCAGAAAAGACGGCAAACCAGGTGGGCTTTCTCCAAACACCATCTACGAAATCGATAAAGTATTGCGAAGTATTTTTGGAACTGCGAAAGAGTGGAGAGTAATTAAAGATAATCCAATGGAGGGAGTCAAACGTCCAAAGTTAGCGAAAACAGAAATGGCGTTTCTCGATCAGGAACAAGCCTCTCAGCTCATTATTTGGTTAAATGAGAATCTTGATCCGGTGTGGAAAATGATCTTTCTTACTGCATTAATTGGCGGATTAAGACGGGGCGAAGTTGTTCCTTTAGAGCTCTCGGATATCGTCTGGGAACGCAATGCTCTTTCAATTAATAAAAGTGTAGTTACAATAAGGGGCGAAACGCTACTTAAGGAGACAAAGACGGGGCGTACTGACGAGTTGATTATGCCAACATGGTATATGAACGAACTAAAAAAATATGTTCATGAATGGAAAAAACAAAAAATAATGATTGGCGATAAGTGGGAAGAAAAAGAGAAACAATATTTATTTCACAGTGGAACCGGAAAAAGGTACCATCCACAGACTATATCGCAAAAATGGCGTAAAATTAGAAAGCAGCATGGATTTAATATTCGACTGCACGATCTTCGGCATACGATGGTTACCCTTCTCATTGAAGAAGGTGTAAACATGAGGATCATACAAGAACGGGCCCGACACTCTTCCTCTCGTGTAACCAACGATATTTACGGGCACGTTAGCAAAAGAGCAGCCGAAAGTGCCGCTGATAAATTCGATCGTTTTTCTCCAGAAAACTTATCAAAAACATCATTTGGTACCCAATCGGGACCCAATTAA
- a CDS encoding TerB family tellurite resistance protein, translating to MGLFDMFKGDDTKNDNGMNPHFAFATSLLYMMGSDGEFDNEELGQLLAVLGGNSKGGTVYIGGNNNDLMDKAVKYIRKNTIDQFLNEAAPVLTDAQKMCILTNLVDSSLADGEAEREEQEMFGKFLHAFGISEERFKPFFEVIVLKNDRAVFLDQNHPKNKEGFQVELSVK from the coding sequence ATGGGATTGTTTGATATGTTTAAAGGTGACGACACTAAAAATGATAATGGTATGAATCCACACTTTGCTTTTGCCACCTCTTTACTTTACATGATGGGATCAGATGGCGAATTTGACAACGAAGAATTAGGGCAGCTACTCGCAGTTTTAGGTGGTAATAGTAAAGGCGGAACAGTATATATCGGTGGAAACAACAACGACCTAATGGACAAAGCAGTCAAATATATTCGAAAAAATACAATTGATCAATTCTTAAATGAAGCAGCTCCAGTTTTAACAGATGCTCAAAAAATGTGTATCCTTACAAACTTAGTGGATTCATCTCTTGCTGATGGAGAAGCTGAACGCGAAGAACAAGAAATGTTTGGAAAGTTCTTACATGCTTTCGGTATTTCTGAAGAAAGATTCAAACCATTTTTCGAAGTGATCGTTCTTAAAAATGATCGCGCTGTATTTTTGGATCAAAACCATCCAAAAAACAAAGAAGGATTCCAAGTTGAACTTTCAGTAAAATAA
- a CDS encoding ATP-binding protein, with product MKLWRSVVGKLWMTILLLVSFVLFFLTILQLQFFENYHAKEVEKELSDTAVKISKVISDHEDKQTGMQVAWDLVDEPVHLIIAENKERFHYSPDDDLSTVLEQSKVVNDPVLSQVFTENKKVQTELPIQGGSNSNRHENSIVIAVPLHMNDDENGAVIIYQSLEVIKETSEQTTRLILLAAGIAIVLTTIFAFFLSTRITAPLRKMREAATEVAKGKFDTKVPILTSDEIGALATSFNQMAKQLNYNIHALNQEKEQLASILSSMADGVITFNRDGTILITNPPAERFLQSWYYEMGNDHQNETMPTLLAELLKKAIETETEQIGELSLKDRSYVVIVSPLYNDKSVRGVVAVVRDMSEERRLDKLRKDFIANVSHELRTPIAMLQGYSEAIVDDIAGTEEEKKEIAKIIHEESLRMGRLVNELLDLARMEAGHINLELEEIELSSFIKRVANKFQGLAKDKQIELKLNIPDEDTYIDIDSDRIEQVLTNLIDNAIRHTQENGFVEVKLERKADGYEVHVQDSGVGISEEDLPFVFERFYKGDKARTRGQAGTGLGLSIAKNIITAHQGSIKVQSQLGEGTTFTFYLPRKK from the coding sequence ATGAAACTTTGGAGAAGTGTAGTAGGAAAGCTTTGGATGACCATTCTTTTGCTTGTATCGTTTGTTTTATTCTTTTTAACGATTTTACAACTGCAATTCTTTGAGAATTATCATGCAAAAGAAGTTGAGAAAGAATTATCAGATACAGCTGTGAAGATTTCAAAGGTGATTTCTGATCATGAAGATAAACAAACAGGTATGCAGGTGGCTTGGGATTTAGTCGATGAGCCCGTCCATCTTATTATAGCGGAAAATAAAGAGCGTTTTCATTATTCGCCAGATGATGACTTGAGCACCGTATTAGAACAGTCGAAAGTTGTCAATGATCCGGTGCTATCTCAAGTGTTTACAGAGAATAAAAAAGTACAGACAGAGCTACCCATTCAGGGGGGAAGCAACTCTAATCGACATGAAAACTCGATTGTTATTGCTGTTCCACTACATATGAATGATGATGAAAATGGAGCGGTTATCATTTACCAATCCCTTGAAGTCATAAAAGAAACATCCGAACAAACAACGAGGCTGATTTTGTTAGCAGCTGGGATTGCAATTGTCCTAACGACTATTTTTGCCTTTTTCCTTTCTACAAGAATTACAGCTCCTTTAAGGAAAATGAGAGAGGCAGCAACAGAAGTAGCAAAAGGAAAGTTTGATACAAAAGTTCCGATTTTAACATCGGATGAAATTGGGGCGCTCGCCACGTCATTTAATCAAATGGCTAAGCAATTAAATTACAATATTCATGCACTTAATCAAGAAAAAGAACAGCTTGCTAGTATTTTAAGTAGTATGGCCGATGGGGTTATTACCTTTAATCGGGATGGTACGATATTAATCACCAACCCGCCAGCCGAACGCTTTTTGCAAAGTTGGTATTATGAAATGGGAAATGATCATCAGAATGAAACAATGCCAACTTTACTAGCGGAATTGCTGAAAAAGGCCATTGAAACAGAGACCGAGCAAATTGGCGAACTGTCCTTAAAAGATCGCTCTTATGTCGTCATTGTGAGCCCGCTTTACAATGATAAGTCTGTTCGTGGAGTGGTGGCGGTTGTTCGCGATATGTCAGAAGAGCGGCGATTAGATAAGTTAAGAAAAGACTTCATTGCTAACGTCTCTCATGAATTGAGAACACCAATTGCGATGTTACAAGGCTACAGTGAAGCGATTGTAGATGATATTGCAGGGACGGAAGAGGAGAAAAAAGAGATCGCCAAAATTATTCATGAAGAATCGCTTCGAATGGGGCGTCTCGTCAATGAACTGTTAGATTTAGCCAGAATGGAAGCAGGTCATATTAATTTAGAATTAGAAGAAATAGAGCTGTCTTCGTTTATTAAAAGAGTGGCTAATAAATTTCAAGGCTTAGCGAAAGACAAGCAGATTGAATTGAAATTAAATATTCCTGATGAGGACACCTATATCGATATCGATTCAGATCGAATTGAGCAAGTGCTGACGAATTTAATTGATAATGCCATTCGCCATACACAAGAAAACGGTTTTGTTGAAGTAAAGCTGGAACGAAAAGCGGACGGCTATGAAGTTCATGTTCAAGATTCTGGTGTCGGCATTAGTGAAGAGGACTTGCCATTTGTTTTTGAACGGTTTTATAAAGGAGATAAAGCAAGAACGAGAGGTCAAGCAGGTACAGGGCTTGGACTTTCCATTGCTAAAAACATAATCACAGCACACCAAGGAAGCATTAAAGTGCAAAGTCAATTAGGAGAAGGAACGACCTTTACCTTTTATTTGCCTCGAAAAAAATAA
- a CDS encoding response regulator transcription factor yields MKVIKKKALFLYDWEDATLEHELKILVVDDEERIRRLLRMYLERENYVIDEAEDGEMALEMALNEEYDCILLDLMMPGKDGIEVCRELREKKATPVIMLTAKGEEANRVQGFEVGTDDYIVKPFSPREVVLRVKALLRRSSPTTYLQTDTKSKDLIVYPHLTIDNDAHRVTADGEEVNLTPKEYELLYFLAKAPDKVFDREHLLKEVWHYEFFGDLRTVDTHVKRLREKLNKVSEKAAKMIVTVWGVGYKFEVVNE; encoded by the coding sequence ATGAAAGTAATAAAGAAGAAAGCTCTATTTTTATATGATTGGGAGGATGCTACGTTGGAACATGAATTAAAGATTTTAGTCGTAGATGATGAGGAGAGAATTCGCCGTTTGTTGCGAATGTATTTAGAAAGAGAAAATTATGTGATTGATGAAGCCGAAGATGGGGAAATGGCCCTTGAAATGGCTTTAAACGAAGAATATGATTGTATTTTACTGGACTTAATGATGCCCGGTAAGGATGGTATTGAAGTGTGTAGAGAACTGAGAGAGAAGAAAGCGACTCCTGTTATTATGTTAACGGCAAAGGGAGAGGAAGCGAATCGCGTCCAAGGGTTTGAAGTGGGGACGGATGATTATATTGTGAAGCCATTTAGCCCAAGAGAAGTTGTTCTTCGTGTGAAAGCATTATTAAGAAGATCTTCTCCAACGACCTACTTACAAACGGATACGAAATCAAAAGACTTAATTGTGTATCCGCATTTGACGATTGACAATGACGCACATCGAGTAACAGCTGATGGAGAAGAGGTTAACTTAACACCAAAAGAGTATGAATTGCTTTATTTTCTAGCGAAAGCGCCAGATAAAGTATTTGATCGTGAACATTTATTAAAAGAAGTTTGGCATTATGAATTTTTCGGAGATTTACGGACGGTGGATACACATGTGAAGCGTTTGCGTGAAAAGTTAAACAAAGTATCTGAGAAAGCTGCGAAAATGATTGTCACTGTTTGGGGAGTGGGCTATAAATTTGAGGTTGTGAATGAATGA
- the ccsB gene encoding c-type cytochrome biogenesis protein CcsB → MSDLVQWSGNLLYASFILYLVATFLFGGAVRQKKDGQKQEENRWGKLGFAVTVIGFIAQLGYFITRWIASGHAPVSNLFEFVTFFAMMLVGAFIIIYLIYRLPVLGLFALPIATIVIAYASMFPKEISPLIPALQSDWLHIHVTTVAAAEGILAISFVAGLIYLVKNIDQSKRSKQTIWLEVVMYSLVATIGFVIVTTSFNLAGYEAKFDYINKDGNPAEETFYMPAIIGPNEGQLVTDGKFEPIIEVPGFINAKKLNTLVWSLVGGLLIYIVIRLITRKRIAALVQPFVKNVNSDLMDEVSYRAVLIGFPVFTLGGLIFAMIWAQIAWSRFWGWDPKEVWALITWLFYAAFLHLRLSKGWHGEKSAWLAVIGFVIIMFNLVAVNLVIAGLHSYATP, encoded by the coding sequence ATGTCTGACTTAGTTCAATGGAGCGGGAATCTACTTTATGCTTCATTTATATTATACTTAGTGGCGACATTTCTATTCGGAGGAGCTGTTCGTCAAAAGAAAGATGGTCAAAAACAAGAAGAAAATCGCTGGGGCAAGTTAGGGTTTGCGGTGACAGTGATCGGATTTATTGCTCAGCTAGGCTACTTTATCACGCGTTGGATTGCTTCAGGTCATGCACCTGTCAGCAACTTGTTTGAATTTGTTACATTCTTTGCGATGATGTTAGTTGGAGCATTTATTATCATTTATTTAATCTATCGTTTACCGGTGCTAGGGTTGTTTGCCTTGCCGATTGCGACGATTGTCATTGCGTATGCGAGCATGTTTCCAAAAGAAATTAGCCCTCTTATTCCAGCGCTTCAAAGTGACTGGTTACATATTCACGTAACAACGGTTGCCGCAGCGGAAGGGATTTTGGCGATTAGCTTTGTTGCAGGATTAATTTATTTAGTTAAAAATATTGATCAATCGAAAAGAAGTAAGCAAACGATTTGGCTAGAAGTAGTGATGTACAGCCTTGTCGCAACGATTGGCTTTGTTATTGTCACAACATCATTTAATCTTGCGGGATATGAAGCGAAATTTGACTATATTAATAAAGATGGGAATCCGGCGGAGGAAACATTTTATATGCCGGCGATCATCGGTCCAAACGAAGGTCAATTAGTAACAGATGGCAAGTTTGAACCAATAATAGAGGTTCCTGGTTTTATTAATGCGAAAAAGTTAAACACTCTTGTTTGGTCACTTGTAGGTGGACTTCTTATTTACATTGTCATCCGTCTGATTACTCGCAAACGAATCGCTGCCCTCGTACAGCCTTTCGTAAAGAATGTAAATTCAGATTTAATGGACGAAGTAAGTTATCGTGCAGTCTTGATTGGTTTTCCAGTCTTTACTCTTGGGGGATTGATTTTTGCCATGATCTGGGCGCAAATTGCTTGGTCTAGATTTTGGGGATGGGACCCGAAAGAGGTATGGGCACTTATTACCTGGTTATTTTATGCAGCCTTTTTACATCTTCGTTTATCGAAAGGCTGGCATGGAGAAAAGTCAGCTTGGCTTGCGGTAATCGGTTTTGTCATTATTATGTTCAACTTAGTAGCGGTGAACTTAGTGATAGCGGGTCTTCACTCGTACGCAACGCCATAA
- a CDS encoding cytochrome c biogenesis protein ResB — protein sequence MEKVKCECGHVNPHGTILCESCGRALTEEAKQEKLHDMRYEGSARRSQTYKKTIVDKVWNFFSSVKVGVWLIVLTLVASSIGTIFPQKLFIPQNIPPEQYYEEVYGFAGKLYYMFGFYDLYNSAWFNTLIAAIGVSLVICSLDRVIPLYRALKNQRVARHVSFMNKQRLFAKQEVKLTEEEWNEVKTNLSSKRYKIREEDGSLLAEKNRFSRWGPYVNHVGLIIFLFGALLRSMEGMYVDETLFIREGDTMEIPGTNGEYYLKNEKFIIENYDKEKDPEVFDDALDQTDGVVKTYQTNAVLYRDENQGLPGAEPKLTKVESEEIRVNEPFKFDHYALYQDSFSKDELKSMEFGLTNKATQEEVGKVKIDLLDPKDVYDLGNGYKVEVIGYFPDYDGFSESGEPITKSPNPNNPAFFFKMISPENPEGEISFVAIRQTLEPVGETEYKMEFKGIETRNISVLTVRKDLTLWILAVGGAIFMIGVVQGAYWNHRRLWIRQIDNEVYVAAHTNKNWHGLKREIDAAIGSTQIPMLEDQQQS from the coding sequence ATGGAGAAGGTTAAATGTGAATGTGGCCATGTCAATCCTCACGGAACGATTCTTTGTGAATCATGTGGCAGGGCGCTAACGGAAGAGGCGAAACAAGAGAAGCTACACGATATGCGCTATGAAGGTAGCGCCCGTCGGTCACAAACGTATAAAAAAACAATCGTTGACAAAGTGTGGAATTTCTTTTCTTCAGTAAAAGTAGGGGTTTGGCTAATCGTTTTAACGCTTGTTGCATCATCCATTGGAACTATTTTTCCGCAAAAATTATTTATTCCTCAAAACATACCGCCAGAACAATATTATGAAGAGGTTTATGGCTTTGCGGGAAAATTATATTATATGTTTGGCTTTTATGATTTATATAATTCCGCTTGGTTTAACACTTTAATTGCAGCTATTGGTGTGTCTCTCGTGATTTGTAGTCTTGACCGTGTGATCCCGCTTTATCGCGCGTTGAAGAATCAACGAGTAGCTCGCCATGTCTCATTTATGAATAAACAACGCTTGTTCGCGAAGCAAGAAGTGAAGCTGACTGAAGAAGAGTGGAATGAGGTTAAAACGAACTTATCAAGTAAGCGCTATAAAATTCGAGAAGAAGATGGCAGCTTATTAGCTGAAAAAAATCGATTTTCTCGTTGGGGTCCTTACGTCAATCACGTCGGTCTTATTATTTTTCTATTCGGTGCACTGCTTCGTTCGATGGAAGGCATGTATGTAGATGAAACTTTGTTTATTCGTGAAGGGGACACTATGGAAATCCCAGGAACGAATGGGGAATATTACTTAAAAAACGAAAAATTTATCATCGAAAACTATGATAAAGAAAAAGACCCTGAAGTGTTTGATGACGCGCTCGATCAAACAGATGGTGTAGTTAAGACGTATCAAACAAATGCGGTTCTTTATCGAGATGAAAATCAAGGGCTACCTGGTGCAGAACCAAAGTTAACGAAGGTGGAATCAGAAGAAATCCGTGTAAATGAACCGTTTAAATTTGATCATTATGCTCTTTATCAAGATAGTTTCAGTAAAGATGAATTGAAATCGATGGAGTTTGGCTTAACGAATAAAGCGACACAAGAGGAAGTCGGAAAGGTCAAAATCGATCTGTTAGACCCTAAAGATGTGTATGATCTCGGAAATGGATATAAAGTAGAAGTGATTGGATACTTCCCGGATTATGATGGATTTTCTGAATCAGGAGAACCAATTACAAAATCTCCTAATCCAAACAACCCTGCCTTTTTCTTTAAAATGATCTCTCCAGAGAATCCAGAAGGGGAAATTAGCTTCGTTGCCATTCGTCAAACGCTCGAGCCCGTTGGGGAAACTGAGTATAAAATGGAATTCAAAGGAATTGAGACTCGTAATATTTCTGTGTTGACTGTACGTAAAGATTTAACTTTATGGATCTTAGCTGTTGGTGGAGCGATCTTTATGATTGGAGTAGTCCAAGGAGCTTATTGGAATCATCGTCGTTTATGGATTCGCCAAATAGATAACGAAGTATACGTTGCAGCTCACACAAATAAAAACTGGCATGGGCTCAAACGAGAAATTGACGCGGCGATCGGATCAACCCAAATACCGATGCTAGAGGATCAACAACAGTCATAA
- the resA gene encoding thiol-disulfide oxidoreductase ResA — translation MDKRKQRLIMRSVILAILAVAVGYTIYTSLTEETRGTLQVGDQAPDFVLTDISGEKHQLSDYKGKGVFLNFWGSWCAPCKEEMPHMETVSKEFKDQGVEVLAVNVGDSELQTKNFAKQYGLTFPIAIDTTKEVEKAYGVSRLPATYLINAEGEIEEIVVGGLVEEEQVRALFEKVKP, via the coding sequence TTGGACAAAAGAAAACAAAGGCTTATTATGCGTTCCGTCATTTTAGCCATTTTAGCCGTTGCAGTCGGTTACACGATCTATACGAGTTTGACGGAAGAGACTCGTGGCACTTTGCAAGTAGGGGATCAGGCACCTGATTTTGTGTTAACAGATATTTCAGGAGAGAAGCACCAGCTGTCTGATTATAAAGGAAAAGGCGTTTTTCTTAATTTTTGGGGATCATGGTGTGCCCCATGTAAAGAAGAAATGCCCCATATGGAAACGGTATCAAAAGAATTTAAGGATCAAGGGGTAGAAGTTCTGGCTGTAAATGTCGGTGACTCCGAATTACAAACGAAGAATTTTGCTAAGCAGTATGGCTTAACTTTTCCCATTGCGATCGACACAACGAAAGAAGTAGAAAAGGCGTATGGGGTGAGTAGACTTCCAGCTACTTATTTGATTAATGCAGAAGGGGAAATCGAAGAAATCGTTGTTGGTGGACTCGTAGAAGAAGAACAGGTGAGAGCTTTGTTTGAAAAAGTGAAACCATAA